From the genome of Alosa alosa isolate M-15738 ecotype Scorff River chromosome 18, AALO_Geno_1.1, whole genome shotgun sequence, one region includes:
- the LOC125311253 gene encoding filensin isoform X2: MSSPTGIEMNVTIKNSCEVHWNNLIRNLEYQIQSQFLQDDINSTKDRHKKNLAEIQTYVNILQQINQTTPLLPNVSVGISEEQEKLLAQRRVPALQSQLEEYKSALCQLQAQKQRLQTETSVLEQAIKSTQESYDDEIQLYNEQIESLRKEIEEAERTLEKYTNECRHLAIYQSSLENELDRYKRIIENEDNRLNSAIIGTPITLFTTNFRYIHNPTVPRGGKDITQAIQDITSVKYRQKNLAKKVNKKREITPRDVMDSGLEERVSGVEDEKKGMVEVEVEEGDVRREDIPLHTGVARQDVPDGAQISKAFDTLCNIVRDRMRKYKKPEPIADFYTKGRYVLVTGDSSYLDPCFYTSSPSGGHVFVTIWDGMMPPYDPYATPSKPSPTPSPTPRPLSPSSPSEDGDSQGHKGKGERGGDNKGKGKDGGHGGKGNHKSKNGDHNPKAKDPGPTSPNTNQGPTPAPTTPKNHNAGQPGPRNGKNMDDSNSRRGPPPMPFPRTNIPPDSMSYEKVEVVESVEKLSPDNKVKGYEETAMVVETMIEKTSKKKHGDRT, from the exons ATGAGTTCACCAACAG GTATAGAAATGAATGTGACTATCAAGAACAGCTGCGAGGTACACTGGAACAACTTAATAAG AAACCTTGAGTACCAGATCCAGTCTCAGTTCCTCCAAGATGACATCAACTCTACCAAAGACAGACATAAAAAG AATCTGGCAGAAATCCAAACTTACGTGAACATTCTACAACAAATCAACCAGACAACTCCTCTTTTGCCTAATGTGTCAGTTGGGATATCAGAG GAACAGGAAAAACTTCTTGCACAGCGACGTGTTCCAGCACTGCAAAGTCAGCTGGAGGAGTACAAGAGTGCCCTCTGCCAGCTACAAGCACAAAAGCAAAGACTACAGACAGAG ACTTCTGTGTTGGAGCAAGCCATAAAAAGTACACAGGAAAGCTATGATGATGAGATTCAGCTGTACAATGAGCAGATTGAGTCATTAAGGAAGGAGATTGAGGAGGCCGAACGCACACTGGAAAAGTACACCAATGAGTGCAGGCACCTGGCAATCTACCAGTCCTcccttgaaaatgaactggaCAGATATAAAAGGATCATTGAAAACGAGGACAACAG GTTAAATTCAGCAATAATTGGAACTCCAATTACGTTGTTCACAACTAATTTCAGATATATTCACAACCCCACAGTGCCCAGGGGAGGGAAAG ACATCACTCAGGCCATACAGGATATTACCAGTGTGAAATACCGTCAGAAAAATCTGGCAAAGAAGGtgaacaaaaagagagaaatcaCCCCAAGAGATGTGATGGATAGTGGTCTAGAGGAAAGGGTGTCTGGTGTGGAGGATGAAAAGAAAGgaatggtggaggtggaggtggaggagggtgaCGTGAGGCGTGAGGACATCCCCCTTCACACTGGTGTTGCACGTCAAGATGTTCCAGATGGTGCTCAGATCAGTAAGGCATTTGACACGCTTTGTAACATTGTTCGAGACCGCATGAGGAAATACAAAAAGCCTGAGCCTATAGCTGATTTCTACACAAAAGGCCGCTATGTTCTTGTCACTGGTGATTCGAGCTATCTTGATCCCTGCTTCTACACATCATCTCCTTCTGGTGGTCATGTCTTTGTGACCATTTGGGATGGAATGATGCCCCCTTATGATCCCTATGCCACACCCTCAAAACCATCTCCCACCCCCAGTCCTACACCtaggcctctctctccctcctccccctcagaAGACGGAGACTCACAGGGCCAtaaaggaaagggagagagaggaggggataaCAAAGGTAAAGGGAAAGATGGAGGACATGGTGGTAAAGGCAATCATAAATCAAAGAATGGAGATCACAACCCAAAAGCCAAGGACCCTGGACCCACATCTCCAAACACAAATCAAGGACCCACCCCTGCTCCTACCACACCGAAAAATCACAATGCAGGTCAGCCAGGGCCCCGTAACGGTAAAAACATGGATGACAGCAATTCCCGAAGGGGGCCACCACCCATGCCTTTCCCAAGAACCAACATACCTCCTGATTCAATGAGTTATGAGAAGGTGGAAGTGGTGGAGTCTGTAGAGAAATTGTCACCTGACAACAAAGTGAAAGGCTACGAAGAGACCGCTATGGTTGTAGAGACCATGATTGAAAAGACCAGCAAAAAGAAACATGGTGATCGAACCTGA
- the LOC125311253 gene encoding filensin isoform X1 — protein sequence MFKTSYLREVRKEKYERSDVFEEASSPEACSTSSGPTAAQGWESLQELNSRFARYINRARVLEQRNAIFRKQLETLQRMEEASGLEEAFGEQINLNRQRIRELYSDRAKLERELKDAERMLDEFTNRYRNECDYQEQLRGTLEQLNKEADNALLRNLEYQIQSQFLQDDINSTKDRHKKNLAEIQTYVNILQQINQTTPLLPNVSVGISEEQEKLLAQRRVPALQSQLEEYKSALCQLQAQKQRLQTETSVLEQAIKSTQESYDDEIQLYNEQIESLRKEIEEAERTLEKYTNECRHLAIYQSSLENELDRYKRIIENEDNRLNSAIIGTPITLFTTNFRYIHNPTVPRGGKDITQAIQDITSVKYRQKNLAKKVNKKREITPRDVMDSGLEERVSGVEDEKKGMVEVEVEEGDVRREDIPLHTGVARQDVPDGAQISKAFDTLCNIVRDRMRKYKKPEPIADFYTKGRYVLVTGDSSYLDPCFYTSSPSGGHVFVTIWDGMMPPYDPYATPSKPSPTPSPTPRPLSPSSPSEDGDSQGHKGKGERGGDNKGKGKDGGHGGKGNHKSKNGDHNPKAKDPGPTSPNTNQGPTPAPTTPKNHNAGQPGPRNGKNMDDSNSRRGPPPMPFPRTNIPPDSMSYEKVEVVESVEKLSPDNKVKGYEETAMVVETMIEKTSKKKHGDRT from the exons ATGTTTAAAACCAGCTACTTACGGGAGGTTCGTAAGGAAAAGTATGAGCGTTCGGATGTTTTTGAagaagcaagcagcccagaggCTTGCTCTACTTCTTCAGGTCCCACAGCTGCACAAGGTTGGGAAAGCTTGCAAGAGCTGAACAGCCGGTTTGCCCGTTACATCAACCGGGCACGTGTGCTGGAGCAGCGCAATGCCATCTTTCGCAAGCAGCTAGAGACACTGCAGAGGATGGAGGAGGCATCTGGCCTGGAGGAAGCTTTTGGTGAGCAGATTAATCTGAATCGGCAGCGCATCCGAGAGCTCTACTCTGACCGTGCCAAACTTGAACGAGAGCTGAAGGATGCAGAACGTATGCTAGATGAGTTCACCAACAG GTATAGAAATGAATGTGACTATCAAGAACAGCTGCGAGGTACACTGGAACAACTTAATAAG GAAGCTGATAATGCTCTACTCAGAAACCTTGAGTACCAGATCCAGTCTCAGTTCCTCCAAGATGACATCAACTCTACCAAAGACAGACATAAAAAG AATCTGGCAGAAATCCAAACTTACGTGAACATTCTACAACAAATCAACCAGACAACTCCTCTTTTGCCTAATGTGTCAGTTGGGATATCAGAG GAACAGGAAAAACTTCTTGCACAGCGACGTGTTCCAGCACTGCAAAGTCAGCTGGAGGAGTACAAGAGTGCCCTCTGCCAGCTACAAGCACAAAAGCAAAGACTACAGACAGAG ACTTCTGTGTTGGAGCAAGCCATAAAAAGTACACAGGAAAGCTATGATGATGAGATTCAGCTGTACAATGAGCAGATTGAGTCATTAAGGAAGGAGATTGAGGAGGCCGAACGCACACTGGAAAAGTACACCAATGAGTGCAGGCACCTGGCAATCTACCAGTCCTcccttgaaaatgaactggaCAGATATAAAAGGATCATTGAAAACGAGGACAACAG GTTAAATTCAGCAATAATTGGAACTCCAATTACGTTGTTCACAACTAATTTCAGATATATTCACAACCCCACAGTGCCCAGGGGAGGGAAAG ACATCACTCAGGCCATACAGGATATTACCAGTGTGAAATACCGTCAGAAAAATCTGGCAAAGAAGGtgaacaaaaagagagaaatcaCCCCAAGAGATGTGATGGATAGTGGTCTAGAGGAAAGGGTGTCTGGTGTGGAGGATGAAAAGAAAGgaatggtggaggtggaggtggaggagggtgaCGTGAGGCGTGAGGACATCCCCCTTCACACTGGTGTTGCACGTCAAGATGTTCCAGATGGTGCTCAGATCAGTAAGGCATTTGACACGCTTTGTAACATTGTTCGAGACCGCATGAGGAAATACAAAAAGCCTGAGCCTATAGCTGATTTCTACACAAAAGGCCGCTATGTTCTTGTCACTGGTGATTCGAGCTATCTTGATCCCTGCTTCTACACATCATCTCCTTCTGGTGGTCATGTCTTTGTGACCATTTGGGATGGAATGATGCCCCCTTATGATCCCTATGCCACACCCTCAAAACCATCTCCCACCCCCAGTCCTACACCtaggcctctctctccctcctccccctcagaAGACGGAGACTCACAGGGCCAtaaaggaaagggagagagaggaggggataaCAAAGGTAAAGGGAAAGATGGAGGACATGGTGGTAAAGGCAATCATAAATCAAAGAATGGAGATCACAACCCAAAAGCCAAGGACCCTGGACCCACATCTCCAAACACAAATCAAGGACCCACCCCTGCTCCTACCACACCGAAAAATCACAATGCAGGTCAGCCAGGGCCCCGTAACGGTAAAAACATGGATGACAGCAATTCCCGAAGGGGGCCACCACCCATGCCTTTCCCAAGAACCAACATACCTCCTGATTCAATGAGTTATGAGAAGGTGGAAGTGGTGGAGTCTGTAGAGAAATTGTCACCTGACAACAAAGTGAAAGGCTACGAAGAGACCGCTATGGTTGTAGAGACCATGATTGAAAAGACCAGCAAAAAGAAACATGGTGATCGAACCTGA